Proteins from a genomic interval of Solea solea chromosome 10, fSolSol10.1, whole genome shotgun sequence:
- the atf7ip gene encoding activating transcription factor 7-interacting protein 1 isoform X1: MEVVVTEEKKKIFRARKTMKMSDRQQLESLHSTLLTATPGLSNPSSPPLMNGTHKDDGQKVGDKDQNNISDSNSPHSTSPVSPAPFLSLRLSPSPSSSQSPKAKEETPTSPTSPFHSINFELKKMVEEEKEKKGSLSPSINDPVSPPPTESKGNQEKDTEMIPEVDSKEEDQTAAKDQGGDLAKAPVVALVPHSPVQPPEADCTEPMDTDNDTTKATDPEAAMAAIKDDHPPSPKSITSNSSGSCPSLPRSASSSGPDPKQLEEESKKPDVKAEQDDKEDVKKGPGPISEGKMEEVSVKIETKEEKKDLGNTRKPSRPSSTPPSNTAVQEEKGSTSGLKRTLSEGTEKEQSVKREGKRPKMERGELEAKLEFKITAKGGSNHKLEKIVQQLVEKHLRVLEMTVFDKGFQELKDRVDKIECTTKHQTAINSLQAKISRLAKKFGEANQASENKRKQEALAAAAAAAAAAAAAAATAATAATSAPSAATVSSVVKSVVAANNLQAHRPLRTSMEIKQTPTTLSSSNTVVNQASVAVSVPTSTSTTLVHQTPILQLIASTSNTTTNLATGITTQSPTGTLLLKTTSGSSMMTGQPLLIQLPLSVTNGQAGTLVNIPVSSLSAASSLNKAKTTATTTTFILKSAVATTTAPVSVTTAASVPAIQASTGQMSPAQISLARAVYHGGAGAITTPNAGVSITTAKTPAQTVSVAGAMSSVSSPATSGPAATGSTAPGPPQGMSLTSKTDNQVTGAALSKAPTIRPKGSVIDLTEDDDDVQVTGVKSATVAAPSPTQRVHPVVGILNSGARSSPQGNQNATSTPLLTVHHRPPLDSPLKSRTVTSTTPTRGSGITLPPLPAAPAAPRLPPEAERTSPPQQPQLKLVPSQTGIVLSWCVSEHDRTCAAVDSYHLYAYHQDNSNTNTAQQHWKKIGEVKALPLPMACTLTQFQSGSTYHFAVRAKDIYGRFGIFCEPQCTNVIHPSSS; encoded by the exons ATGGAAGTTGTtgtgacagaggagaagaaaaaaatattccGTGCCAGGAAAACCATGAAGATGAGTGATCGACAGCAACTGGAAAGTCTTCACAGCACTTTGTTGACCGCAACTCCAGGTTTGTCCAATCCATCGTCGCCACCTTTAATGAATGGAACGCACAAAGATGACGGACAAAAAGTGGGAGACAAAGACCAAAACAACATCTCGGACTCAAACTCCCCCCATTCTACATCACCCGTCTCTCCTGCTCCTTTCTTGTCCTTGCGTCTATCACCTTCCCCTTCCTCCTCACAAAGTCCAAAAGCAAAGGAGGAAACTCCCACTTCTCCTACATCACCATTCCATTCTATAAACTTTGAGCTGAAAAAGAtggtggaggaagagaaggagaagaaaggtTCTCTCTCGCCCTCAATAAATGACCCTGTTTCACCACCACCAACAGAATCTAAGGGAAACCAGGAAAAAGACACTGAAATGATTCCAGAGGTCGACAGCAAAGAG GAGGATCAGACGGCAGCAAAAGACCAAGGTGGGGATTTGGCAAAGGCACCTGTTGTAGCTCTGGTTCCACATTCGCCTGTGCAACCTCCAGAAGCTGACTGCACAGAACCAATGGATACAGATAATGACACTACAAAGGCCACAGACCCTGAGGCCGCGATGGCCGCAATTAAAGATGACCACCCTCCTTCGCCTAAATCTATAACTTCCAATTCCTCTGGTTCTTGTCCTTCCTTACCTCGTTCAGCGTCCTCCTCTGGCCCAGATCCAAAACAGCTAGAAGAAGAATCGAAAAAGCCGGATGTAAAGGCTGAACAGGATGATAAGGAAGATGTGAAAAAAGGACCTGGACCTATCAGTGAGGGCAAGATGGAGGAGGTCTCAGTAAAAATAGAaaccaaagaggaaaaaaaggatttgggGAACACTAGAAAACCATCTCGGCCATCATCAACCCCACCATCTAATACAG CAGTGCAGGAGGAGAAGGGCTCAACATCTGGACTGAAACGCACTTTATCAGAGGGCACCGAAAAAGAACAATCCGTGAAAAGAGAGGGGAAGAGGCCCAAGATGGAGCGAGGGGAGTTGGAGGCAAAATTGGAATTTAAAATTACTGCGAAAGGTGGCAGTAACCACAAACTTGAAAAG ATTGTGCAGCAGCTTGTGGAGAAACACTTGAGGGTCTTGGAGATGACCGTTTTTGACAAAGGTTTCCAGGAACTCAAGGACAGAGTAGACAAGATCGAATGTACCACCAAACACCAAACTGCCATTAACTCACTTCAA GCCAAAATTTCCCGTTTAGCAAAAAAGTTTGGTGAAGCAAATCAGGCATCAGAGAACAAAAGGAAACAGGAG GCACTTGCCgccgcagctgcagctgctgctgctgctgctgctgctgctgctactgcagcTACTGCAGCTACTTCAGCTCCTTCTGCTGCAACGGTTTCATCTGTTGTCAAGAGTGTAGTTGCTGCAAACAACCTCCAAGCTCATCG GCCACTCCGGACGTCTATGGAAATTAAGCAGACTCCAACAACTCTTTCTTCCTCCAACACAGTTG TAAATCAAGCCTCTGTCGCAGTTTCAGTCCCGACATCCACCTCAACAACCCTGGTTCACCAGACCCCCATTCTCCAGCTGATCGCCTCCACCTCTAATACTACCACCAACTTGGCCACTGGTATCACTACACAGAGTCCCACAGGCACACTCCTCCTGAAGACGACCTCTGGGAGCAGCATGATGACTGGCCAGCCGTTGCTCATCCAACTGCCCCTGTCGGTGACCAATGGCCAGGCAGGAACGCTGGTCAACATCcccgtctcctctctgtctgcagcCTCCTCACTCAACAAGGCGAAAACCACTGCAACCACTACTACTTTTATTCTCAAATCTGCTGTTGCCACTACCACAGCACCAGTCTCTGTCACAACTGCTGCTTCTGTCCCAGCTATCCAAGCCTCCACTGGCCAAATGTCTCCTGCCCAGATCTCTCTTGCTCGGGCAGTGTACCATGGAGGTGCTGGGGCAATAACTACTCCTAATGCTGGAGTATCCATCACCACAGCCAAGACGCCAGCTCAGACCGTCTCTGTAGCTGGAGCTATGTCATCGGTCTCCTCCCCAGCAACATCAGGGCCAGCAGCTACAGGCTCCACTGCTCCAGGACCCCCACAAGGAATGTCTCTCACATCAAAGACAG ACAACCAAGTTACTGGGGCTGCTTTGTCCAAAGCCCCCACCATACGACCCAAAGGCTCTGTTATTGATCTcacagaggatgatgatgatgtacaAG TGACAGGAGTGAAAAGTGCCACTGTCGCAGCTCCCTCACCAACTCAACGTGTTCACCCGGTTGTTGGCATTCTCAACA GTGGAGCAAGGTCCTCCCCTCAAGGCAATCAAAATGCTACCAGCACTCCTCTGTTGACAGTTCACCACCGCCCCCCACTG GACTCTCCTTTGAAATCACGCACTGTAACTAGTACGACACCGACCCGGGGCTCCGGCATtactctcccccctctccctgcGGCACCGGCAGCGCCCCGCTTGCCCCCCGAGGCCGAACGGACCTCGCCTCCTCAGCAGCCACAGCTGAAGCTGGTGCCAAGTCAGACGGGTATAGTTCTGTCCTGGTGTGTGTCAGAGCATGATCGCACCTGTGCAGCTGTAGACAGTTACCACCTCTATGCCTACCATCAAGACAACTCTAACACCAATACAGCACAGCAGCACTGGAAGAAGATCGGCGAGGTGAAGGCCCTCCCTTTGCCTATGGCCTGTACACTGACCCAGTTTCAGTCTGGCTCCACATATCATTTCGCCGTTAGAGCCAAAGACATCTATGGGCGCTTTGGCATCTTCTGTGAACCTCAGTGCACAAATGTCATCCATCCCAGCTCAAGTTGA
- the atf7ip gene encoding activating transcription factor 7-interacting protein 1 isoform X3, with protein MEVVVTEEKKKIFRARKTMKMSDRQQLESLHSTLLTATPESKGNQEKDTEMIPEVDSKEEDQTAAKDQGGDLAKAPVVALVPHSPVQPPEADCTEPMDTDNDTTKATDPEAAMAAIKDDHPPSPKSITSNSSGSCPSLPRSASSSGPDPKQLEEESKKPDVKAEQDDKEDVKKGPGPISEGKMEEVSVKIETKEEKKDLGNTRKPSRPSSTPPSNTAVQEEKGSTSGLKRTLSEGTEKEQSVKREGKRPKMERGELEAKLEFKITAKGGSNHKLEKIVQQLVEKHLRVLEMTVFDKGFQELKDRVDKIECTTKHQTAINSLQAKISRLAKKFGEANQASENKRKQEALAAAAAAAAAAAAAAATAATAATSAPSAATVSSVVKSVVAANNLQAHRPLRTSMEIKQTPTTLSSSNTVVNQASVAVSVPTSTSTTLVHQTPILQLIASTSNTTTNLATGITTQSPTGTLLLKTTSGSSMMTGQPLLIQLPLSVTNGQAGTLVNIPVSSLSAASSLNKAKTTATTTTFILKSAVATTTAPVSVTTAASVPAIQASTGQMSPAQISLARAVYHGGAGAITTPNAGVSITTAKTPAQTVSVAGAMSSVSSPATSGPAATGSTAPGPPQGMSLTSKTDNQVTGAALSKAPTIRPKGSVIDLTEDDDDVQVTGVKSATVAAPSPTQRVHPVVGILNSGARSSPQGNQNATSTPLLTVHHRPPLDSPLKSRTVTSTTPTRGSGITLPPLPAAPAAPRLPPEAERTSPPQQPQLKLVPSQTGIVLSWCVSEHDRTCAAVDSYHLYAYHQDNSNTNTAQQHWKKIGEVKALPLPMACTLTQFQSGSTYHFAVRAKDIYGRFGIFCEPQCTNVIHPSSS; from the exons ATGGAAGTTGTtgtgacagaggagaagaaaaaaatattccGTGCCAGGAAAACCATGAAGATGAGTGATCGACAGCAACTGGAAAGTCTTCACAGCACTTTGTTGACCGCAACTCCAG AATCTAAGGGAAACCAGGAAAAAGACACTGAAATGATTCCAGAGGTCGACAGCAAAGAG GAGGATCAGACGGCAGCAAAAGACCAAGGTGGGGATTTGGCAAAGGCACCTGTTGTAGCTCTGGTTCCACATTCGCCTGTGCAACCTCCAGAAGCTGACTGCACAGAACCAATGGATACAGATAATGACACTACAAAGGCCACAGACCCTGAGGCCGCGATGGCCGCAATTAAAGATGACCACCCTCCTTCGCCTAAATCTATAACTTCCAATTCCTCTGGTTCTTGTCCTTCCTTACCTCGTTCAGCGTCCTCCTCTGGCCCAGATCCAAAACAGCTAGAAGAAGAATCGAAAAAGCCGGATGTAAAGGCTGAACAGGATGATAAGGAAGATGTGAAAAAAGGACCTGGACCTATCAGTGAGGGCAAGATGGAGGAGGTCTCAGTAAAAATAGAaaccaaagaggaaaaaaaggatttgggGAACACTAGAAAACCATCTCGGCCATCATCAACCCCACCATCTAATACAG CAGTGCAGGAGGAGAAGGGCTCAACATCTGGACTGAAACGCACTTTATCAGAGGGCACCGAAAAAGAACAATCCGTGAAAAGAGAGGGGAAGAGGCCCAAGATGGAGCGAGGGGAGTTGGAGGCAAAATTGGAATTTAAAATTACTGCGAAAGGTGGCAGTAACCACAAACTTGAAAAG ATTGTGCAGCAGCTTGTGGAGAAACACTTGAGGGTCTTGGAGATGACCGTTTTTGACAAAGGTTTCCAGGAACTCAAGGACAGAGTAGACAAGATCGAATGTACCACCAAACACCAAACTGCCATTAACTCACTTCAA GCCAAAATTTCCCGTTTAGCAAAAAAGTTTGGTGAAGCAAATCAGGCATCAGAGAACAAAAGGAAACAGGAG GCACTTGCCgccgcagctgcagctgctgctgctgctgctgctgctgctgctactgcagcTACTGCAGCTACTTCAGCTCCTTCTGCTGCAACGGTTTCATCTGTTGTCAAGAGTGTAGTTGCTGCAAACAACCTCCAAGCTCATCG GCCACTCCGGACGTCTATGGAAATTAAGCAGACTCCAACAACTCTTTCTTCCTCCAACACAGTTG TAAATCAAGCCTCTGTCGCAGTTTCAGTCCCGACATCCACCTCAACAACCCTGGTTCACCAGACCCCCATTCTCCAGCTGATCGCCTCCACCTCTAATACTACCACCAACTTGGCCACTGGTATCACTACACAGAGTCCCACAGGCACACTCCTCCTGAAGACGACCTCTGGGAGCAGCATGATGACTGGCCAGCCGTTGCTCATCCAACTGCCCCTGTCGGTGACCAATGGCCAGGCAGGAACGCTGGTCAACATCcccgtctcctctctgtctgcagcCTCCTCACTCAACAAGGCGAAAACCACTGCAACCACTACTACTTTTATTCTCAAATCTGCTGTTGCCACTACCACAGCACCAGTCTCTGTCACAACTGCTGCTTCTGTCCCAGCTATCCAAGCCTCCACTGGCCAAATGTCTCCTGCCCAGATCTCTCTTGCTCGGGCAGTGTACCATGGAGGTGCTGGGGCAATAACTACTCCTAATGCTGGAGTATCCATCACCACAGCCAAGACGCCAGCTCAGACCGTCTCTGTAGCTGGAGCTATGTCATCGGTCTCCTCCCCAGCAACATCAGGGCCAGCAGCTACAGGCTCCACTGCTCCAGGACCCCCACAAGGAATGTCTCTCACATCAAAGACAG ACAACCAAGTTACTGGGGCTGCTTTGTCCAAAGCCCCCACCATACGACCCAAAGGCTCTGTTATTGATCTcacagaggatgatgatgatgtacaAG TGACAGGAGTGAAAAGTGCCACTGTCGCAGCTCCCTCACCAACTCAACGTGTTCACCCGGTTGTTGGCATTCTCAACA GTGGAGCAAGGTCCTCCCCTCAAGGCAATCAAAATGCTACCAGCACTCCTCTGTTGACAGTTCACCACCGCCCCCCACTG GACTCTCCTTTGAAATCACGCACTGTAACTAGTACGACACCGACCCGGGGCTCCGGCATtactctcccccctctccctgcGGCACCGGCAGCGCCCCGCTTGCCCCCCGAGGCCGAACGGACCTCGCCTCCTCAGCAGCCACAGCTGAAGCTGGTGCCAAGTCAGACGGGTATAGTTCTGTCCTGGTGTGTGTCAGAGCATGATCGCACCTGTGCAGCTGTAGACAGTTACCACCTCTATGCCTACCATCAAGACAACTCTAACACCAATACAGCACAGCAGCACTGGAAGAAGATCGGCGAGGTGAAGGCCCTCCCTTTGCCTATGGCCTGTACACTGACCCAGTTTCAGTCTGGCTCCACATATCATTTCGCCGTTAGAGCCAAAGACATCTATGGGCGCTTTGGCATCTTCTGTGAACCTCAGTGCACAAATGTCATCCATCCCAGCTCAAGTTGA
- the atf7ip gene encoding activating transcription factor 7-interacting protein 1 isoform X2, producing the protein MEVVVTEEKKKIFRARKTMKMSDRQQLESLHSTLLTATPGLSNPSSPPLMNGTHKDDGQKVGDKDQNNISDSNSPHSTSPVSPAPFLSLRLSPSPSSSQSPKAKEETPTSPTSPFHSINFELKKMVEEEKEKKGSLSPSINDPVSPPPTESKGNQEKDTEMIPEVDSKEEDQTAAKDQGGDLAKAPVVALVPHSPVQPPEADCTEPMDTDNDTTKATDPEAAMAAIKDDHPPSPKSITSNSSGSCPSLPRSASSSGPDPKQLEEESKKPDVKAEQDDKEDVKKGPGPISEGKMEEVSVKIETKEEKKDLGNTRKPSRPSSTPPSNTVQEEKGSTSGLKRTLSEGTEKEQSVKREGKRPKMERGELEAKLEFKITAKGGSNHKLEKIVQQLVEKHLRVLEMTVFDKGFQELKDRVDKIECTTKHQTAINSLQAKISRLAKKFGEANQASENKRKQEALAAAAAAAAAAAAAAATAATAATSAPSAATVSSVVKSVVAANNLQAHRPLRTSMEIKQTPTTLSSSNTVVNQASVAVSVPTSTSTTLVHQTPILQLIASTSNTTTNLATGITTQSPTGTLLLKTTSGSSMMTGQPLLIQLPLSVTNGQAGTLVNIPVSSLSAASSLNKAKTTATTTTFILKSAVATTTAPVSVTTAASVPAIQASTGQMSPAQISLARAVYHGGAGAITTPNAGVSITTAKTPAQTVSVAGAMSSVSSPATSGPAATGSTAPGPPQGMSLTSKTDNQVTGAALSKAPTIRPKGSVIDLTEDDDDVQVTGVKSATVAAPSPTQRVHPVVGILNSGARSSPQGNQNATSTPLLTVHHRPPLDSPLKSRTVTSTTPTRGSGITLPPLPAAPAAPRLPPEAERTSPPQQPQLKLVPSQTGIVLSWCVSEHDRTCAAVDSYHLYAYHQDNSNTNTAQQHWKKIGEVKALPLPMACTLTQFQSGSTYHFAVRAKDIYGRFGIFCEPQCTNVIHPSSS; encoded by the exons ATGGAAGTTGTtgtgacagaggagaagaaaaaaatattccGTGCCAGGAAAACCATGAAGATGAGTGATCGACAGCAACTGGAAAGTCTTCACAGCACTTTGTTGACCGCAACTCCAGGTTTGTCCAATCCATCGTCGCCACCTTTAATGAATGGAACGCACAAAGATGACGGACAAAAAGTGGGAGACAAAGACCAAAACAACATCTCGGACTCAAACTCCCCCCATTCTACATCACCCGTCTCTCCTGCTCCTTTCTTGTCCTTGCGTCTATCACCTTCCCCTTCCTCCTCACAAAGTCCAAAAGCAAAGGAGGAAACTCCCACTTCTCCTACATCACCATTCCATTCTATAAACTTTGAGCTGAAAAAGAtggtggaggaagagaaggagaagaaaggtTCTCTCTCGCCCTCAATAAATGACCCTGTTTCACCACCACCAACAGAATCTAAGGGAAACCAGGAAAAAGACACTGAAATGATTCCAGAGGTCGACAGCAAAGAG GAGGATCAGACGGCAGCAAAAGACCAAGGTGGGGATTTGGCAAAGGCACCTGTTGTAGCTCTGGTTCCACATTCGCCTGTGCAACCTCCAGAAGCTGACTGCACAGAACCAATGGATACAGATAATGACACTACAAAGGCCACAGACCCTGAGGCCGCGATGGCCGCAATTAAAGATGACCACCCTCCTTCGCCTAAATCTATAACTTCCAATTCCTCTGGTTCTTGTCCTTCCTTACCTCGTTCAGCGTCCTCCTCTGGCCCAGATCCAAAACAGCTAGAAGAAGAATCGAAAAAGCCGGATGTAAAGGCTGAACAGGATGATAAGGAAGATGTGAAAAAAGGACCTGGACCTATCAGTGAGGGCAAGATGGAGGAGGTCTCAGTAAAAATAGAaaccaaagaggaaaaaaaggatttgggGAACACTAGAAAACCATCTCGGCCATCATCAACCCCACCATCTAATACAG TGCAGGAGGAGAAGGGCTCAACATCTGGACTGAAACGCACTTTATCAGAGGGCACCGAAAAAGAACAATCCGTGAAAAGAGAGGGGAAGAGGCCCAAGATGGAGCGAGGGGAGTTGGAGGCAAAATTGGAATTTAAAATTACTGCGAAAGGTGGCAGTAACCACAAACTTGAAAAG ATTGTGCAGCAGCTTGTGGAGAAACACTTGAGGGTCTTGGAGATGACCGTTTTTGACAAAGGTTTCCAGGAACTCAAGGACAGAGTAGACAAGATCGAATGTACCACCAAACACCAAACTGCCATTAACTCACTTCAA GCCAAAATTTCCCGTTTAGCAAAAAAGTTTGGTGAAGCAAATCAGGCATCAGAGAACAAAAGGAAACAGGAG GCACTTGCCgccgcagctgcagctgctgctgctgctgctgctgctgctgctactgcagcTACTGCAGCTACTTCAGCTCCTTCTGCTGCAACGGTTTCATCTGTTGTCAAGAGTGTAGTTGCTGCAAACAACCTCCAAGCTCATCG GCCACTCCGGACGTCTATGGAAATTAAGCAGACTCCAACAACTCTTTCTTCCTCCAACACAGTTG TAAATCAAGCCTCTGTCGCAGTTTCAGTCCCGACATCCACCTCAACAACCCTGGTTCACCAGACCCCCATTCTCCAGCTGATCGCCTCCACCTCTAATACTACCACCAACTTGGCCACTGGTATCACTACACAGAGTCCCACAGGCACACTCCTCCTGAAGACGACCTCTGGGAGCAGCATGATGACTGGCCAGCCGTTGCTCATCCAACTGCCCCTGTCGGTGACCAATGGCCAGGCAGGAACGCTGGTCAACATCcccgtctcctctctgtctgcagcCTCCTCACTCAACAAGGCGAAAACCACTGCAACCACTACTACTTTTATTCTCAAATCTGCTGTTGCCACTACCACAGCACCAGTCTCTGTCACAACTGCTGCTTCTGTCCCAGCTATCCAAGCCTCCACTGGCCAAATGTCTCCTGCCCAGATCTCTCTTGCTCGGGCAGTGTACCATGGAGGTGCTGGGGCAATAACTACTCCTAATGCTGGAGTATCCATCACCACAGCCAAGACGCCAGCTCAGACCGTCTCTGTAGCTGGAGCTATGTCATCGGTCTCCTCCCCAGCAACATCAGGGCCAGCAGCTACAGGCTCCACTGCTCCAGGACCCCCACAAGGAATGTCTCTCACATCAAAGACAG ACAACCAAGTTACTGGGGCTGCTTTGTCCAAAGCCCCCACCATACGACCCAAAGGCTCTGTTATTGATCTcacagaggatgatgatgatgtacaAG TGACAGGAGTGAAAAGTGCCACTGTCGCAGCTCCCTCACCAACTCAACGTGTTCACCCGGTTGTTGGCATTCTCAACA GTGGAGCAAGGTCCTCCCCTCAAGGCAATCAAAATGCTACCAGCACTCCTCTGTTGACAGTTCACCACCGCCCCCCACTG GACTCTCCTTTGAAATCACGCACTGTAACTAGTACGACACCGACCCGGGGCTCCGGCATtactctcccccctctccctgcGGCACCGGCAGCGCCCCGCTTGCCCCCCGAGGCCGAACGGACCTCGCCTCCTCAGCAGCCACAGCTGAAGCTGGTGCCAAGTCAGACGGGTATAGTTCTGTCCTGGTGTGTGTCAGAGCATGATCGCACCTGTGCAGCTGTAGACAGTTACCACCTCTATGCCTACCATCAAGACAACTCTAACACCAATACAGCACAGCAGCACTGGAAGAAGATCGGCGAGGTGAAGGCCCTCCCTTTGCCTATGGCCTGTACACTGACCCAGTTTCAGTCTGGCTCCACATATCATTTCGCCGTTAGAGCCAAAGACATCTATGGGCGCTTTGGCATCTTCTGTGAACCTCAGTGCACAAATGTCATCCATCCCAGCTCAAGTTGA